The window CCCAAGATGACACAAATGACTAGACTATTCTGTCACTTGGGCAGTTGGTCCGGTTTTCTGTCACTTCGAGGTCAAGaggcgaaaaaaaaaagaagaaatcaAGGTAGTACAGGCTGAGCGCACACTAGGTGTGGCTCTGGCCTTGCAAGACAATTGGCGACATACAAATCCCAAGTTAAAAGGGTTCCACGACTTTTACCATGTCACGGATATGGATATCCGTCGAGTCTTGTTGTGTACGTATGGATGCTCGGTCAACCGGTTTGTCTGTCTGTGTACATGGCACGAAAACATAACTTGGTGTAAGTGGATGTTTGAACCTCTAACAAACATGATAGTGAGTGGGTACCGTTTCACGTCGAGAACTCGGCAGACCCCAGGAGGACGAATACATGACACAGATAGCTTCGGCATTACGATTCCGGACCTGGAGACAAGGTTGAGAGCTAAAGATGCAGTTTAGATGGGCATGTTGTCGGACACCTTGAAGGGGTGCGATGATCATGCGGGCCTGGCTGGGCTGGGTTTCATGACAGCGGCCAATGATGGAGAAAGCATCATGGCATAGTACCGCGGGAACATGACGGAAGAAGGAGACTAGGACATGCAAAAAGGCTGGAAAACCTGGGATGATGGGTCCAAATGTGGCATCTGGTTCCTGGGGATCCCGATGCACGCCGGGGACGGGTGAGGCCGGGCAAGCGGGATCTCGAAaaagaggctgagaagcCGGGGCAGCGAGTCAAGTATGGAGTAAACAAGTAAAGACTATGGAGAATTGGAGCCCGTCTGGGGTTGTATGGGGTTATACGGGTGGACGGGAAGAGGTCTGGTCTGttggtgtctttgacagGCGAGGCTTGAGCCGATCCAAGCCCGTGATCCCGTGATGCTCCGGTACGTGGAGTGGAAGCCGGGGGCGGTAGCTGTAGCCGAACGGTCAAGCACCGAGAAGCAGCCTCACGGCGACAAACGACAAACGGGCTGGATCGGGCAGCAGGGATTATTCGGGAACAATACTGATTGGAAGTGTGTAAGTGAGTTGCAACGATATAGAATTGattcgacgacgacgagtcTCTGTACGTAACACGGACGGGAAAAGTTCGTGGTGGGCTCGTgccttggcttggttgaGTGTCGATCAAAGCGTTTCGGAACATGCAATGTATTGTAGTATGTAATTATTGCCAGCAATCGAGTAACGTCTTCGCTAGAAGGATCGATATCATGAACTGATGTTGAAGGTCCAGATTTGACGTTGGATTTGGCCAGGGATCATAATCATGGTGGAGGGGGGATCGAGCTGCTAGCCACAGTAAACAGGGGTTCTATCAGCCCAATCCACAGCCAGTCCAGGTGGGCTCAGGTCATGATCTCAGGTGAGGAATCTCGGTGAGATTAAAGAATTCGAATAAAAAACAAGACCATAAAGGTCCGTGTATATCTATTTgcatcatgcatgcatgtatggGTGATGTTATAGTAACTGTTAGTTATGGGTTTCTGATTCAGGGTCCCCCATCTTTGAACAGTCAGCATACTGAACTCCAATGCACACGCCGATGGGGTCTAGACAAAGGACCGATGTCAGATAAGCGGAAAGTcgagttctttttttttttggcgATGGAATTGACATATGGATGGAGtgatctgatctgattcCATCTGATCTGATGAGATATTTGAGAGTGAATTGAATAAACGAGCGAATATAGTCGGTCCGTCGAGCACCGTGGTCTGTCGACGGGCCGACAGAGGCCCTGCTTTCAGATGAGTTGATCTGAGTCGACAACATGATGCCTCAACAATTACGAGTCTTCTCTCACCGCAAGAAGAGGGACGGCAAGAAAGTGAAACGGGTAGAGTTTGGAGGTTAATAATAGCTACTCGATTGGTTTATGGGCATGTGTGTCTTGAATGCAAACGTTTCTGTTAGTAATGTGTTTCTACTTTAAATCAATGACGATTTGTGTTTGATTGATGTGTGATCAGCATCTATATTGGTGCTATAGTTTGAGTGTATTCCTAGAAACATACAGATTCCACCAACAGTTTGGTCTTATGCGATATCTCAGAATAGGATATGTTATGGAATCGAGTCAATACTGATGATTAGCAAAACAATACCCCCCCGCCAGCCCCGCCACATTGCGTAAAAAGACGCAACAGCAGATATAAAAGCCCGCAGCTAAAGTCGAGCGAAGATCAGGTACTAAGCCTCTTTTAGTGTTACCGTCGTGATGGTGAAGCTTCTAGCTCAATTAAGGTGACTCCGAGATATAAAAGCAACGTAAACAGGGAATTAATGAAAGAGATTGTCGTTATTTATTGCTATGGAGGCGATGGAAGCATATcgaaagacttgaagagagGATGGGTTCAAGCCGTACGACTCTTGGTGAAGAGGGCGAACCGAGCTTTACAAATAGGGGACGTGCATGGTGCCATTTTGTTGATAGTACTATGTTGGGTCGAGAAGACGAGACATAATGTGAATAGTTTTGGCGGCAAAAGGGGATATGGACGGTGAGTTAGTAAGACCAAAACGGCATCCAAGAGTAATGCAGGCCTGAATGCATGCGGCGTAGACAAGTAAGATCTCAATCGTCAAACCTACACAAGACACGAGATGCAATCCAATGAGTAAACGAtgaggctggtgttggtcATCCACCAAGACCGTCTACCGAAGCTTCCGGAGAGGAAAATGAAACATATGATCTGTTTGCGATGGATATGCTGAATCCATTGACCTGAATTGGAATATATCACGGAGAGTTGCCCGGTAGAACGCGGTGTCTTGTTCGGCGGCACCTCCTATGTAGTAATAAAAAAATAGTATCcatcctttccctttttcatgggaggaggagggacaGAAATGGAATCAACTGAGgtggcatggcatggcatgaGGGGTAGAAAAGGTACTTGGCGATAGAGTGAGGCGTGCATAATGGGGACATGTATCTTTTCCAGGGCATCAATCATCACCCCACCATGTAGCTCTTGTCAGTAGTGGGGACCTTAGCTCACCGAGCTGTGATGGAAAAGtgagcatgatggatgatagagagagagggaATATCTAGAGATATTTTGAGTACATGTATCTCGTGCAGCTGCAACTACAGTGTCTAATTGCAATAGAACATTGAGAGGCTGAAAAAGATAAAGTCATTATAACGCCATTGTACGTCCAGCTATCaaggtaggttagtagtaAGTAGACTCtgagcaagaaaaaaaaagtctcCCACCCTCTCACCTTCTCACCCTCTCACCCTCTCACCCGATGTTCCATGTTCCATTGGTCCCTGTTATGATACGCTGCACTACGATTACCTATACGATACACCCCCTTGTCTGGGTCTGGGGTGTGTTCgtgggatgatgaatgatgtgGTGGGTGGGTTACTAACTAAacatgagcttgatgagagcgAGAGAGAAAGCCATGGATTTCGATTCGAGTATTAGTACTTGTACTCCCGCCCTCTCTCCtcgacctttttcttctttcttctcttttcttttcattctcatcatcctcaacaacaaaacaactaCTTCTTTCTTCACCAAAAGGTATGTGTGTCTCTGCCCCTCCATTCTCAGGCTGCTTGGCTTTCTACCCCTCCATTCCCCCTGCGACTACATCGCCATCATAACATCACAACCCAACATGATCTTATCTTGTTGCTTGTATGCCATCATGTCATATCATGCCTACTTCTTACTACCACCCTCTGCGACGACACGTCAAGAATTGCCATTCATCCATTGAGTGGACAAAACAAGGAGGGGGGAACAATTGGACTGTCATGCTACGTCTTTGGGAAACCACATCATGATGAATCTGGAACTGGTCCATCACTGTGTTACTGTCAACGAGACTGTCTCGAGCATGGCAGACGACTACCTAGATTCTATGAGTTTCATCCTTATGGCATAGCATCCGAGAtagcagcttcttcaacgccCGCCAAGCTACCCCTCATTTCCCCACGTtcctatcatcatcatcaacacaaagcTAACCTCAAACCTTTCCCACAGGTCTACATGCTCAAGTACGACTCTTCCCACGGTATCTTCAAGGGTGAGGTCGGCAACCAGGGCAACGACCTCGTCGTCAacggcaagaccatcaagtTCTACTCTGAGCGTGACCCCGCCAACATCAAGTGGTCCGAGACCGGCGCCGACTACGTCGTTGAGTCCACCGGTGTCTTCACCACCattgacaaggccaaggcccATCTCCAGGGCGgtgccaagaaggtcatCATCTCTGCCCCCTCCGCCGACGCTCCCATGTACGTCGTCGGTGTCAACGAGAACAAGTACGACGGCTCTGCcgacatcatctccaacgcTTCTTGCACCACCAACTGCCTGGCTCCCCtcgccaaggtcatcaacgacaagttCGGTATCGTTGAGGGTCTCATGACCACCGTCCACTCCTACACTGCCACCCAGAAGACCGTCGATGGTCCTTCCTCCAAGGACTGGCGAGGTGGCCGTGGTGCTGCCCAGAACATCATCCCCTCCAGCACCGGTGCCGCCAAGGCTGTCGGCAAGGTCATCCCTGAGCTCAACGGCAAGCTCACCGGCATGTCCATGCGTGTCCCTAC is drawn from Fusarium graminearum PH-1 chromosome 3, whole genome shotgun sequence and contains these coding sequences:
- a CDS encoding glyceraldehyde-3-phosphate dehydrogenase, producing the protein MMNLELVYMLKYDSSHGIFKGEVGNQGNDLVVNGKTIKFYSERDPANIKWSETGADYVVESTGVFTTIDKAKAHLQGGAKKVIISAPSADAPMYVVGVNENKYDGSADIISNASCTTNCLAPLAKVINDKFGIVEGLMTTVHSYTATQKTVDGPSSKDWRGGRGAAQNIIPSSTGAAKAVGKVIPELNGKLTGMSMRVPTANVSVVDLTVRLEKGASYDQIKQVIKEASEGDLKGVLAYTEDDVVSSDLNGNTNSSIFDAKAGISLNDNFVKLVSWYDNEWGYSRRVLDLLAHVAKVDASK